A stretch of the Aminipila terrae genome encodes the following:
- a CDS encoding Maf family protein: MNKKNIILASSSQRRIDIMHQHGINPAIFPADVDETIPEGAGMEDAVMYLALKKALFVEQMVLKENHEHPVIIAADTVVYKDKIIGKPKDRQDAYDTLWSLRAKEHFVATGVCILQAETSIRHCFYEITKVFFKDFTDQELNAYLDTSEPYDKAGSYAIQGKFGQYVDHIEGDLNNVIGFPWDRIELEFNHIFK; this comes from the coding sequence ATGAACAAAAAAAATATAATCTTAGCATCTTCATCACAAAGACGCATCGATATCATGCATCAACATGGTATCAATCCTGCCATATTCCCTGCAGATGTTGATGAAACCATTCCTGAAGGAGCAGGAATGGAAGATGCTGTTATGTATCTTGCACTTAAAAAAGCTTTATTTGTTGAGCAAATGGTTTTAAAAGAAAATCATGAACATCCCGTTATTATTGCCGCAGATACTGTGGTTTATAAAGATAAAATCATCGGGAAACCAAAGGACAGGCAAGACGCCTATGATACTTTGTGGTCTTTAAGAGCAAAAGAGCATTTTGTTGCTACAGGCGTATGTATCTTACAGGCAGAAACCAGTATTCGACACTGCTTTTACGAAATTACAAAAGTTTTTTTTAAAGACTTTACAGATCAGGAATTAAATGCCTATCTGGATACATCGGAACCTTATGATAAGGCAGGTTCTTATGCTATACAGGGAAAGTTCGGTCAATATGTGGATCACATTGAGGGTGATTTAAATAATGTAATAGGATTTCCCTGGGATAGAATCGAATTAGAATTTAATCATATTTTTAAATAA
- the spoVAC gene encoding stage V sporulation protein AC — translation MENKDEQKKKVAKAYEKYADQFTPKPKYFGNCVRAFFSGGAVCLIALFLNNSFLGSGMSKVAAGSFVTIILVCTAQLLTGIGVFDTIAKFAGAGVIVPITGFANSMVAPAIEYKKEGLVLGVGAKLFSLAGPVLVSGISTATLIGLIYWLIGRFF, via the coding sequence ATGGAGAACAAAGATGAACAAAAGAAGAAAGTAGCAAAAGCTTATGAAAAATATGCAGATCAATTCACACCTAAACCAAAATACTTTGGGAATTGTGTCAGAGCTTTTTTCTCAGGAGGAGCAGTCTGTCTCATAGCACTTTTTTTAAATAACTCTTTTTTAGGAAGTGGTATGAGTAAAGTGGCGGCAGGAAGTTTTGTTACAATTATCCTGGTATGTACGGCGCAGCTTTTAACAGGAATAGGAGTATTTGATACAATTGCAAAATTTGCTGGGGCTGGAGTAATTGTACCAATTACAGGGTTTGCAAACTCTATGGTTGCACCTGCCATTGAATATAAAAAAGAAGGTCTGGTTTTGGGCGTAGGTGCAAAACTTTTCAGTCTGGCGGGACCAGTTCTTGTAAGTGGAATAAGCACAGCTACCCTTATTGGATTAATATATTGGTTAATTGGTAGATTTTTTTAA